From Candidatus Eremiobacterota bacterium, a single genomic window includes:
- a CDS encoding serine/threonine-protein kinase, with amino-acid sequence MGTGFPPGAVIRGRYEVKKLIGRGAFSYVYMAIDRTTGQVWALKEIFLFPLDKGEKKDALLQFEREGQILKSLSHRLLPRIVDIFGEGSRHYMVREFVEGINLNVYMERLGTSLPVSDTLCLAFQVLDILEYLHGRIPPIIFRDLKPSNIIITPSGEAKLIDFGIARFFSPRKDKDTFAMGTPGYAAPEQYGGAQTDGRSDLFSLGATLLYLLTLRDPLLFHFKFPPLHTINNNIPLWLSEAVEKCLKKSPGERYSSAAELRHFLESSMGSAGTDSQ; translated from the coding sequence ATGGGAACAGGCTTTCCGCCAGGCGCAGTGATCCGGGGCAGGTATGAGGTAAAGAAGCTCATCGGCCGCGGCGCCTTCAGCTATGTCTATATGGCCATTGACCGCACCACGGGCCAGGTGTGGGCCCTCAAGGAGATATTTCTCTTTCCCCTTGACAAGGGCGAGAAGAAGGACGCCCTTCTCCAGTTCGAGCGCGAGGGGCAGATACTGAAGAGCCTCTCACACCGCCTGCTTCCCCGCATTGTGGACATCTTCGGCGAAGGAAGCCGCCACTATATGGTGAGGGAGTTTGTTGAGGGCATAAACCTTAACGTTTACATGGAGCGCCTGGGGACAAGCCTGCCCGTAAGCGACACGCTTTGCCTGGCCTTCCAGGTCCTGGACATACTTGAGTACCTCCACGGGCGGATTCCTCCCATTATTTTCAGGGATCTCAAGCCTTCCAACATCATCATCACCCCCTCGGGAGAGGCCAAGCTCATCGATTTCGGCATTGCCCGCTTTTTCTCGCCCAGGAAAGACAAGGACACTTTCGCGATGGGTACGCCCGGCTACGCCGCCCCCGAGCAGTACGGCGGTGCCCAGACCGATGGGCGCAGCGACCTCTTCTCCCTTGGCGCCACCCTCCTTTACCTTCTTACCCTGAGGGATCCCCTGCTCTTTCATTTCAAGTTCCCTCCCCTCCATACAATAAACAACAATATACCTCTCTGGCTCTCCGAGGCCGTGGAGAAATGCCTGAAGAAGAGCCCCGGCGAGCGCTATTCATCGGCGGCGGAGCTTCGGCACTTCCTTGAGAGCTCCATGGGGAGTGCCGGGACAGAC
- a CDS encoding class I SAM-dependent rRNA methyltransferase, which translates to MISQEKAVILRKGRARPFFGRHPWLFSGAVASVKGSPSAGDQVTVRSHEGLFVAYGLYNLKSQIRVRLYSWDPDKPLTEVFLKKRLDDALALREAIPGLMDPEGACRLVFSESDGLSGITVDRYGPYLALQVTSLALSSRLDLLLDHLEHRLRPRGIYLRTERAVKDEEGLELKDGLLRGCLKAGSLLIEEEGARYEVDLREGQKTGFYLDQRENRKAAARYAGGRTVLDLCCYSGGFFISSMKAGAACATGVDVSEAALCLAEKNAAHNDVSPVSLVRSDVFGFLEGALARGESYGMIIADPPRFTHRKRSLEQALKGYLRLNELAVKLLTPGGILVTCSCSGHISREDFLSVLSQVSERTGRPVRILEQRGQAPDHPVAASCPETSYLKCFICSVE; encoded by the coding sequence GTGATCTCCCAGGAGAAGGCTGTTATTCTCAGGAAGGGAAGGGCCAGGCCCTTTTTCGGAAGGCACCCCTGGCTTTTTTCAGGAGCTGTGGCCTCGGTGAAAGGATCGCCCTCTGCGGGAGACCAGGTAACGGTTCGCTCCCATGAGGGCCTTTTTGTTGCCTATGGGCTCTATAACCTGAAAAGCCAGATAAGGGTCCGCCTCTATTCCTGGGACCCCGATAAGCCTCTCACGGAGGTTTTTTTAAAAAAGCGTCTTGACGATGCCCTCGCGCTCCGCGAGGCTATCCCGGGCTTGATGGACCCTGAAGGTGCATGCCGGCTTGTCTTCAGTGAATCCGACGGCCTCTCGGGCATCACCGTTGATCGGTATGGTCCCTATCTCGCGCTCCAGGTCACGAGCCTCGCCCTTTCAAGCCGTCTTGACCTTCTCCTGGATCATCTTGAGCACAGGCTCAGGCCCCGTGGTATCTACCTCAGAACTGAGCGCGCCGTGAAAGATGAAGAGGGCCTTGAGCTCAAGGACGGACTTCTCAGGGGATGCCTGAAGGCCGGCTCTTTGCTCATCGAGGAAGAGGGAGCCCGTTACGAGGTTGATCTCAGGGAAGGTCAGAAAACGGGCTTTTACCTGGATCAGAGGGAGAACAGGAAGGCTGCCGCCCGCTATGCAGGGGGCAGGACGGTGCTTGATCTCTGCTGCTACAGCGGGGGATTTTTCATAAGCTCCATGAAAGCCGGTGCCGCCTGCGCCACAGGCGTGGATGTCTCCGAGGCAGCGCTCTGCCTTGCAGAAAAAAACGCCGCTCATAATGATGTCTCCCCGGTCTCGCTTGTCAGGAGCGATGTGTTCGGCTTCCTGGAAGGTGCCCTGGCACGGGGGGAATCATACGGGATGATAATAGCCGATCCCCCGAGGTTCACCCACAGGAAGCGCTCTCTGGAACAGGCCCTCAAGGGGTACCTGCGCCTTAACGAGCTTGCGGTGAAGCTCCTCACCCCCGGGGGCATCCTTGTGACATGCAGCTGCTCGGGCCATATCAGCCGCGAGGACTTTCTCTCAGTGCTCTCCCAGGTTTCCGAGAGGACAGGGAGGCCCGTGAGGATCCTTGAGCAGCGCGGGCAGGCGCCTGATCACCCCGTGGCCGCCTCATGCCCCGAGACATCATATCTCAAGTGCTTCATCTGCTCGGTGGAGTGA